A genomic window from Eleginops maclovinus isolate JMC-PN-2008 ecotype Puerto Natales chromosome 9, JC_Emac_rtc_rv5, whole genome shotgun sequence includes:
- the ddr2a gene encoding discoidin domain-containing receptor 2 isoform X3, with translation MKRLWDVHFLLLILLYLLGAVTSQVNPGVCRYPLGMSGGKIQDEDISASSQWSESTAARYGRLDFEEGDGAWCPEITVEPDSLKEFLQIDLRSLHFITLVGTQGRHAGGMGNEFSQMYKIKYSRDGSRWISWRNRQGKQVIEGNRNAYDIVLKDLEPPIIARFVRFMPVTDHSMNVCMRVELYGCEWLDGLVSYNAPAGEQMNLPIHPASLNDSVYDGAVIHSMTEGLGQLTDGVCGLDDFTHSHVYNVWPGYDYVGWTNESFPSGYVEIMFEFDRIRNFTTMKVHCNNMYSRHVKAFRQVLCYFRSEADWEATPLSFIPVEDEKNPSARFLTVNLANQMASAIKCQFYFADAWMMFSEITFQSDTAMYNTTLSPPKTGLPPNIQPEDDPTHKIDDSNTRILIGCLVAIIFILVVIIVIILWRQVWQKMLEKASRRMLDDELTASLSIQSDTFVYNHNQSSTISEQESNATYERIFPLGPDYHEPSRIICKLPEFAQSSEEPVQDGAPHYAEADIVNLQGVTGSNTYAIPALTMDLLSGKDVAVEEFPRKMLTFKEKLGEGQFGEVHLCEAEGMQEFMNKEFLFDIPEDQPVLVAVKMLRSDASKNARNDFLKEIKIMSRLKDPNIIRLLAVCIYSDPLCMITEYMENGDLNQFLSRHEPEGQLALLSNAPTVSFSNLCYMAAQIASGMKYLSSLNFVHRDLATRNCLVGKSYTIKIADFGMSRNLYSGDYYRIQGRAVLPIRWMSWESILLGKFTTASDVWAFGVTLWEILNFCKEQPYSQLTDEQVIENTGEFFRDQKRQIYLPQPVLCPDSLYKIMLSCWRRNTKERPSFQEIQRALLDIQP, from the exons gtgTGTGTCGGTATCCTCTGGGCATGTCTGGAGGGAAGATACAGGACGAGGACATCTCTGCCTCCAGCCAGTGGTCGGAGTCCACAGCCGCTAGATATGGCAG gTTGGACTTTGAGGAGGGCGATGGCGCTTGGTGTCCAGAGATAACAGTGGAGCCAGACAGCCTGAAGGAGTTTCTCCAGATCGACTTGCGCTCGCTCCACTTCATCACCCTCGTTGGCACCCAGGGGCGTCATGCGGGCGGCATGGGAAATGAGTTCTCCCAGATGTACAAGATTAAGTACAGCCGCGATGGAAGCCGCTGGATCTCGTGGAGAAACAGGCAGGGCAAGCAG GTGATTGAAGGAAACAGGAACGCGTACGACATCGTGCTCAAAGACCTCGAGCCGCCCATCATCGCTCGCTTCGTCCGCTTCATGCCCGTCACTGATCACTCCATGAACGTCTGCATGAGAGTGGAGCTCTACGGCTGTGAATGGCTGG ATGGTCTCGTTTCGTACAACGCTCCAGCAGGAGAACAGATGAACTTGCCGATTCATCCTGCCTCCCTCAACGATTCTGTCTACGATGGAGCGGTCatccacag TATGACTGAGGGCTTGGGCCAGCTGACTGATGGAGTGTGTGGCCTGGATGACTTCACACACAGTCACGTCTACAATGTGTGGCCCGGCTATGACTACGTGGGCTGGACCAACGAGAGCTTCCCCAGTGGATATGTGGAAATCATGTTTGAGTTTGATCGCATACGCAACTTCACCACCATGAAG GTCCACTGCAACAACATGTACTCGCGGCACGTGAAGGCTTTCCGCCAGGTGTTGTGTTACTTCCGCTCTGAGGCAGACTGGGAGGCCACGCCGCTCTCCTTCATCCCCGTGGAGGACGAGAAGAATCCCAGCGCGCGCTTCCTCACCGTCAACCTGGCCAATCAGATGGCCAGCGCCATCAAGTGCCAGTTCTACTTTGCAGACGCCTGGATGATGTTCAGCGAGATCACCTTCCAGTCAG ATACAGCCATGTACAACACAACGCTGTCTCCACCCAAGACAGGACTGCCTCCTAACATACAACCAG AGGATGACCCCACTCACAAAATAGATGATAGCAACACCCGGATCCTGATTGGTTGTTTAGTGGCCATCATCTTCATCCTCGTGGTCATCATTGTCATCATCCTGTGGAGGCAGGTGTGGCAGAAGATGTTGGAGAAG GCCTCTCGCCGGATGCTGGACGATGAACTAACTGCTAGTTTGTCAATACAGAGTGATACGTTCGTCTACAACCACAACCAGTCGAGCACAATCAGCGAGCAGGAGTCTAACGCCACCTACGAACGCATCTTCCCCCTCGGCCCAGACTACCATGAGCCGTCACGCATCATATGTAAACTACCGGAGTTTGCTCAGAGCTCAGAGGAGCCTG TGCAAGATGGCGCCCCTCACTACGCCGAGGCCGACATTGTCAACCTGCAGGGTGTGACGGGAAGCAACACGTACGCCATCCCTGCGCTAACTATGGACCTGCTGTCAGGGAAGGACGTTGCAGTGGAGGAGTTTCCACGAAAGATGCTCACGTTCAAAGAGAAGCTGGGAGAGGGCCAGTTTGGAGAG gTGCACCTGTGTGAAGCTGAGGGGATGCAGGAGTTCATGAATAAAGAGTTTTTATTTGACATCCCCGAGGACCAGCCAGTTTTAGTGGCTGTGAAGATGCTCCGTTCAGACGCCAGCAAAAATGCAAG GAATGACTTCCTGAAAGAGATAAAGATCATGTCACGTTTGAAGGACCCCAACATCATCCGCCTGCTAGCTGTGTGCATCTACAGCGACCCTCTCTGCATGATCACAGAGTACATGGAGAACGGAGATCTCAACCAGTTTCTGTCCCGCCACGAACCTGAGGGACAACTCGCCCTGCTCAGCAACGCACCTACTGTCAG tttcaGTAATCTGTGCTACATGGCGGCTCAGATCGCGTCGGGGATGAAGTACCTCTCCTCTCTGAACTTTGTCCATCGAGACTTGGCCACGCGGAATTGCCTGGTTGGCAAAAGCTACACGATAAAGATCGCTGACTTTGGCATGAGCAGAAACCTGTACAGTGGGGACTACTACCGCATCCAGGGCCGAGCGGTGCTGCCGATACGCTGGATGTCATGGGAGAGCATCCTGCTG GGTAAGTTCACCACAGCCAGTGATGTGTGGGCCTTTGGAGTGACGCTGTGGGAGATACTGAACTTCTGCAAGGAGCAACCCTACTCTCAGCTTACTGATGAGCAGGTGATAGAAAACACAGGGGAGTTTTTCAGGGACCAAAAAAGACAG ATATACCTGCCTCAGCCTGTGCTGTGTCCGGACTCGCTCTACAAGATCATgctgagctgctggaggaggaacaCAAAGGAACGGCCCTCCTTCCAGGAAATACAGCGAGCCCTCCTGGATATACAGCCTTAA
- the ddr2a gene encoding discoidin domain-containing receptor 2 isoform X1, translating into MKRLWDVHFLLLILLYLLGAVTSQVNPGVCRYPLGMSGGKIQDEDISASSQWSESTAARYGRLDFEEGDGAWCPEITVEPDSLKEFLQIDLRSLHFITLVGTQGRHAGGMGNEFSQMYKIKYSRDGSRWISWRNRQGKQVIEGNRNAYDIVLKDLEPPIIARFVRFMPVTDHSMNVCMRVELYGCEWLDGLVSYNAPAGEQMNLPIHPASLNDSVYDGAVIHSMTEGLGQLTDGVCGLDDFTHSHVYNVWPGYDYVGWTNESFPSGYVEIMFEFDRIRNFTTMKVHCNNMYSRHVKAFRQVLCYFRSEADWEATPLSFIPVEDEKNPSARFLTVNLANQMASAIKCQFYFADAWMMFSEITFQSDTAMYNTTLSPPKTGLPPNIQPEDDPTHKIDDSNTRILIGCLVAIIFILVVIIVIILWRQVWQKMLEKASRRMLDDELTASLSIQSDTFVYNHNQSSTISEQESNATYERIFPLGPDYHEPSRIICKLPEFAQSSEEPASTSTAASNSTSMSAVQDGAPHYAEADIVNLQGVTGSNTYAIPALTMDLLSGKDVAVEEFPRKMLTFKEKLGEGQFGEVHLCEAEGMQEFMNKEFLFDIPEDQPVLVAVKMLRSDASKNARNDFLKEIKIMSRLKDPNIIRLLAVCIYSDPLCMITEYMENGDLNQFLSRHEPEGQLALLSNAPTVSFSNLCYMAAQIASGMKYLSSLNFVHRDLATRNCLVGKSYTIKIADFGMSRNLYSGDYYRIQGRAVLPIRWMSWESILLGKFTTASDVWAFGVTLWEILNFCKEQPYSQLTDEQVIENTGEFFRDQKRQIYLPQPVLCPDSLYKIMLSCWRRNTKERPSFQEIQRALLDIQP; encoded by the exons gtgTGTGTCGGTATCCTCTGGGCATGTCTGGAGGGAAGATACAGGACGAGGACATCTCTGCCTCCAGCCAGTGGTCGGAGTCCACAGCCGCTAGATATGGCAG gTTGGACTTTGAGGAGGGCGATGGCGCTTGGTGTCCAGAGATAACAGTGGAGCCAGACAGCCTGAAGGAGTTTCTCCAGATCGACTTGCGCTCGCTCCACTTCATCACCCTCGTTGGCACCCAGGGGCGTCATGCGGGCGGCATGGGAAATGAGTTCTCCCAGATGTACAAGATTAAGTACAGCCGCGATGGAAGCCGCTGGATCTCGTGGAGAAACAGGCAGGGCAAGCAG GTGATTGAAGGAAACAGGAACGCGTACGACATCGTGCTCAAAGACCTCGAGCCGCCCATCATCGCTCGCTTCGTCCGCTTCATGCCCGTCACTGATCACTCCATGAACGTCTGCATGAGAGTGGAGCTCTACGGCTGTGAATGGCTGG ATGGTCTCGTTTCGTACAACGCTCCAGCAGGAGAACAGATGAACTTGCCGATTCATCCTGCCTCCCTCAACGATTCTGTCTACGATGGAGCGGTCatccacag TATGACTGAGGGCTTGGGCCAGCTGACTGATGGAGTGTGTGGCCTGGATGACTTCACACACAGTCACGTCTACAATGTGTGGCCCGGCTATGACTACGTGGGCTGGACCAACGAGAGCTTCCCCAGTGGATATGTGGAAATCATGTTTGAGTTTGATCGCATACGCAACTTCACCACCATGAAG GTCCACTGCAACAACATGTACTCGCGGCACGTGAAGGCTTTCCGCCAGGTGTTGTGTTACTTCCGCTCTGAGGCAGACTGGGAGGCCACGCCGCTCTCCTTCATCCCCGTGGAGGACGAGAAGAATCCCAGCGCGCGCTTCCTCACCGTCAACCTGGCCAATCAGATGGCCAGCGCCATCAAGTGCCAGTTCTACTTTGCAGACGCCTGGATGATGTTCAGCGAGATCACCTTCCAGTCAG ATACAGCCATGTACAACACAACGCTGTCTCCACCCAAGACAGGACTGCCTCCTAACATACAACCAG AGGATGACCCCACTCACAAAATAGATGATAGCAACACCCGGATCCTGATTGGTTGTTTAGTGGCCATCATCTTCATCCTCGTGGTCATCATTGTCATCATCCTGTGGAGGCAGGTGTGGCAGAAGATGTTGGAGAAG GCCTCTCGCCGGATGCTGGACGATGAACTAACTGCTAGTTTGTCAATACAGAGTGATACGTTCGTCTACAACCACAACCAGTCGAGCACAATCAGCGAGCAGGAGTCTAACGCCACCTACGAACGCATCTTCCCCCTCGGCCCAGACTACCATGAGCCGTCACGCATCATATGTAAACTACCGGAGTTTGCTCAGAGCTCAGAGGAGCCTG CTTCTACCAGCACAGCAGCGTCTAATTCCACCTCAATGTCTGCAGTGCAAGATGGCGCCCCTCACTACGCCGAGGCCGACATTGTCAACCTGCAGGGTGTGACGGGAAGCAACACGTACGCCATCCCTGCGCTAACTATGGACCTGCTGTCAGGGAAGGACGTTGCAGTGGAGGAGTTTCCACGAAAGATGCTCACGTTCAAAGAGAAGCTGGGAGAGGGCCAGTTTGGAGAG gTGCACCTGTGTGAAGCTGAGGGGATGCAGGAGTTCATGAATAAAGAGTTTTTATTTGACATCCCCGAGGACCAGCCAGTTTTAGTGGCTGTGAAGATGCTCCGTTCAGACGCCAGCAAAAATGCAAG GAATGACTTCCTGAAAGAGATAAAGATCATGTCACGTTTGAAGGACCCCAACATCATCCGCCTGCTAGCTGTGTGCATCTACAGCGACCCTCTCTGCATGATCACAGAGTACATGGAGAACGGAGATCTCAACCAGTTTCTGTCCCGCCACGAACCTGAGGGACAACTCGCCCTGCTCAGCAACGCACCTACTGTCAG tttcaGTAATCTGTGCTACATGGCGGCTCAGATCGCGTCGGGGATGAAGTACCTCTCCTCTCTGAACTTTGTCCATCGAGACTTGGCCACGCGGAATTGCCTGGTTGGCAAAAGCTACACGATAAAGATCGCTGACTTTGGCATGAGCAGAAACCTGTACAGTGGGGACTACTACCGCATCCAGGGCCGAGCGGTGCTGCCGATACGCTGGATGTCATGGGAGAGCATCCTGCTG GGTAAGTTCACCACAGCCAGTGATGTGTGGGCCTTTGGAGTGACGCTGTGGGAGATACTGAACTTCTGCAAGGAGCAACCCTACTCTCAGCTTACTGATGAGCAGGTGATAGAAAACACAGGGGAGTTTTTCAGGGACCAAAAAAGACAG ATATACCTGCCTCAGCCTGTGCTGTGTCCGGACTCGCTCTACAAGATCATgctgagctgctggaggaggaacaCAAAGGAACGGCCCTCCTTCCAGGAAATACAGCGAGCCCTCCTGGATATACAGCCTTAA